A stretch of Dyella sp. BiH032 DNA encodes these proteins:
- a CDS encoding chemotaxis protein CheA: MDPTLDAELRDDFLVEAGELVQRLSEQLVALEASPRDADLLNAVFRAFHTVKGGAGFLGIDPMVHLCHHAEDLLNEARAGHLVLDAAQMDALLEALDLVNAQMAALASSEPMPAAPAVLLARLQPPSSRPPAPAPAPVPAPPPVAEASGGTIDDSEFEALLDNLYGKGGAPGAPAPSDSTSSGSIDDAEFERLLDDLHGKGKAPGTPAQAEVSNTIDDAEFEALLDSLHGKGGSPGAASAASAAAPAPAKAPAKAAPPPEATVRVDTGRLDALVNRAGELVLVRNRLLSLAASSGDEPLNVAAGELDRVADELQGAVLGMRMQPVGRLFQRFPRIVRDLARQLGKEIELVLEGEDTDLDRSLVEALADPLIHLLRNAVDHGLEMPDERERAGKPRKGRVRLSASQRGERIVIVVADDGRGMNPDVLRRKAVEKGVIDQAQAARLSETECLELIFRPGFSTAAQVSDISGRGVGMDVVKTRVAELGGTLQVRSKLGQGSELELTVPLTLAIVRVLMVRVGARLFAMPLSNVDEVFELSPGQDRLLDGCLVASHRDRALPLGDLAGWSGAAEDAGRHVVVLHIGHQRLGCLVHAVIGREDVMVKPLGPLFAGVAGVAGATITGDGRLALVLDLAGLAGEGGPWLAASGASPKASTSSEAFA; encoded by the coding sequence ATGGATCCCACCTTGGACGCCGAGCTGCGCGACGACTTCCTGGTCGAAGCCGGGGAGCTCGTGCAGCGCCTGAGCGAGCAGCTGGTCGCGCTCGAAGCGTCGCCGCGCGACGCCGATCTGCTCAACGCCGTGTTCCGCGCCTTCCATACCGTGAAGGGCGGCGCGGGCTTTCTCGGCATCGACCCGATGGTGCACCTGTGCCATCACGCGGAGGACCTGCTCAACGAAGCGCGCGCCGGCCACCTGGTGCTCGATGCCGCGCAGATGGACGCGTTGCTGGAAGCGCTGGACCTGGTCAATGCACAGATGGCCGCGCTGGCGTCGTCGGAACCGATGCCGGCGGCGCCCGCCGTGCTGCTGGCACGCCTGCAGCCACCGTCGTCGCGCCCGCCTGCGCCGGCCCCCGCGCCGGTGCCGGCTCCGCCGCCCGTGGCGGAAGCAAGCGGCGGCACCATCGACGACAGCGAGTTCGAGGCGCTGCTCGACAACCTCTACGGCAAGGGCGGTGCGCCCGGCGCGCCGGCGCCGTCGGATTCGACATCGTCTGGCTCGATCGACGACGCGGAGTTCGAGCGCCTGCTCGACGACCTGCACGGCAAGGGCAAGGCGCCCGGCACGCCCGCGCAGGCCGAGGTTTCCAACACCATCGACGACGCCGAATTCGAGGCGCTGCTCGACAGCCTGCACGGCAAGGGCGGCTCGCCCGGTGCCGCGTCGGCCGCGTCGGCTGCTGCTCCCGCTCCCGCGAAGGCGCCGGCCAAGGCCGCGCCGCCGCCGGAAGCCACCGTGCGCGTGGATACCGGCCGCCTCGACGCGCTGGTGAACCGCGCCGGCGAGCTGGTGCTGGTGCGCAACCGGCTGCTGAGCCTCGCCGCCAGCAGCGGCGACGAACCGCTGAACGTGGCCGCCGGCGAACTCGACCGCGTCGCGGACGAATTGCAGGGCGCCGTGCTCGGCATGCGCATGCAGCCGGTGGGCCGGCTGTTCCAGCGCTTCCCGCGCATCGTGCGCGACCTCGCGCGCCAACTCGGCAAGGAGATCGAGCTGGTGCTGGAGGGCGAAGACACCGACCTGGATCGCAGCCTCGTCGAAGCACTCGCCGATCCGTTGATTCATCTGCTGCGCAATGCGGTCGACCACGGACTGGAAATGCCGGACGAGCGCGAGCGCGCCGGCAAGCCGCGCAAGGGACGCGTGCGCCTGTCGGCGAGCCAGCGCGGCGAGCGCATCGTGATCGTGGTGGCCGACGACGGCCGCGGCATGAATCCCGACGTCCTGCGCCGCAAGGCGGTAGAGAAGGGCGTGATCGACCAGGCGCAGGCCGCGCGCCTGTCCGAGACGGAATGCCTGGAACTGATCTTCCGACCGGGTTTCAGCACCGCCGCGCAGGTCTCCGACATCTCCGGCCGCGGCGTCGGCATGGACGTGGTGAAGACCCGCGTCGCCGAACTGGGCGGCACCTTGCAGGTGCGCTCGAAGCTCGGTCAGGGCAGCGAGCTGGAACTGACGGTGCCGCTGACCTTGGCCATCGTGCGCGTGCTGATGGTGCGTGTCGGCGCGCGGCTGTTCGCGATGCCGCTGAGCAACGTGGACGAAGTATTCGAACTGTCGCCGGGGCAGGACCGCCTGCTCGACGGCTGCCTGGTGGCGTCGCATCGCGACCGCGCGCTGCCGCTCGGCGACCTGGCCGGCTGGTCGGGCGCCGCGGAGGATGCCGGCCGCCACGTGGTGGTGCTGCACATCGGCCACCAGCGCCTGGGGTGCCTGGTGCACGCGGTGATCGGCCGCGAAGACGTGATGGTCAAGCCGCTGGGCCCGCTGTTCGCCGGCGTGGCGGGCGTGGCCGGCGCGACCATCACCGGCGACGGGCGCCTGGCGCTCGTGCTGGATCTGGCGGGACTGGCCGGGGAGGGCGGCCCATGGCTGGCGGCGTCGGGAGCGTCGCCGAAGGCTTCCACATCTTCAGAGGCGTTCGCCTGA
- the motD gene encoding flagellar motor protein MotD yields MKRHKHEDHVNHEAWAIPYADLMTLLLAFFVVMYAVSVVNEGKYRVMSESIIEAFNGNNKQIQPVHSNNATPSAPVPAKRSSSTTPPSLRPHLAVPLPTQALPPQMTQGSLTTRDAAQQNLQRIQDEVQHALQPLIDRSLVVVRRTQSWLEIEIRTDILFPSGVAKLSSEADTTLRSVAGILAPFPNPLRVEGYTDDKPISNTVFPSNWELSAARAASVARLFAENGVDPNRMGIIGWGEYRPAADNVSEEGRNRNRRVLVVVLSDQQAPARFYSDADRSGQAAESAAASAPASREPATPAATPATPPGALPVAAKLQALPDVPVVVTASGAG; encoded by the coding sequence ATGAAAAGGCACAAGCACGAAGATCACGTCAATCATGAGGCCTGGGCCATTCCCTATGCCGACCTGATGACGCTGCTGCTGGCGTTCTTCGTGGTGATGTACGCGGTGTCGGTGGTCAACGAGGGCAAGTACCGCGTGATGTCCGAGTCGATCATCGAAGCCTTCAACGGCAACAACAAGCAGATCCAGCCGGTGCACAGCAACAACGCCACGCCCAGCGCGCCGGTGCCGGCCAAGCGTTCGTCCTCCACCACGCCGCCGTCGCTGCGCCCGCACCTGGCCGTGCCGCTGCCGACGCAGGCGCTGCCGCCGCAGATGACGCAGGGTTCGTTGACCACCCGCGACGCCGCGCAGCAGAACCTGCAGCGCATCCAGGACGAAGTGCAGCACGCGCTGCAGCCGCTGATCGACCGCAGCCTGGTGGTAGTGCGGCGCACGCAGAGCTGGCTGGAGATCGAGATCCGCACCGACATCCTGTTTCCCAGCGGCGTGGCGAAGCTGTCGTCCGAGGCCGACACCACGCTGCGCAGCGTGGCGGGCATCCTCGCGCCGTTCCCTAATCCGCTGCGCGTCGAGGGCTACACCGACGACAAGCCGATCAGCAACACGGTGTTCCCGTCCAACTGGGAACTCTCCGCGGCGCGCGCGGCAAGCGTGGCGCGCCTGTTCGCCGAGAACGGCGTCGACCCGAACCGCATGGGCATCATTGGCTGGGGCGAATACCGCCCCGCTGCCGACAACGTCAGCGAGGAAGGCCGCAACCGCAACCGCCGCGTGCTCGTCGTGGTGCTGAGCGACCAGCAGGCGCCCGCGCGCTTCTACAGCGATGCGGACCGTTCCGGCCAGGCGGCCGAAAGCGCCGCCGCGAGCGCGCCGGCCTCCCGCGAACCGGCGACACCCGCCGCGACGCCGGCTACGCCGCCCGGTGCCTTGCCCGTCGCCGCGAAGTTACAGGCGCTGCCCGACGTCCCGGTCGTGGTGACCGCGAGCGGCGCCGGCTGA
- a CDS encoding chemotaxis protein CheA, translating to MSTVSLAQFHQTFFDESHEGLDAMETALLALDGGGDKELVHGIFRAAHSIKGGAATFGFPDMAAFTHEAESLLDELRDGRRAIDAGIVELLLRSVDCLRGMFARAQSGQPLADAASEALRHELAAAVGRSLAPAAAPARRADDASTGWAISFRPHKGMLAGGNDPLRLLRELAELGELKAEAELDRLPGFEALDPSECHLGWRLELRGDVARAAVKGVFDWVEDECDLSIEPLPGAEVHNAHVPVAAAEPVAAQSSAPKAVPREAASAESGSVRVAIDKIDSLIDLVGELVITQSMLDTFREDFDASRLEMLQQGLAQLARHTRLLQESVMGIRMLPIASVFNRFPRMVRDLGQKLGKQVKLELVGEQTELDKTVLEKIGDPLVHLVRNAIDHGLETPDRRRAAGKGDVGTLRLEASHRNGSIVVEISDDGAGLNREAIVAKALQRGLIASGDGLTDDAVADLIFQPGFSTAAVTTDLSGRGVGMDVVRRNVVDLGGSIGIRSVAGKGSVFTITLPLTLAIIDGLTAVVGGEHYIVPLASIVETVQLRDQQLRTVTGGGELFHFRDAWLPVLRLQDAFGCGGGKRAIEQGLVIVVEGDGGRVGLFVDELIGQQQAVVKSLEANYRRVAGISGATILADGSVALIVDVAGLSRRMTRRRAA from the coding sequence ATGAGCACGGTGAGCCTGGCGCAGTTTCATCAGACCTTCTTCGACGAGAGCCACGAAGGACTCGACGCCATGGAGACGGCGCTGCTGGCGCTGGACGGCGGCGGCGACAAGGAACTGGTCCACGGCATCTTCCGTGCGGCCCATTCGATCAAGGGCGGCGCCGCCACGTTCGGTTTTCCCGACATGGCGGCCTTCACCCACGAGGCCGAGTCGCTGCTCGACGAGCTGCGTGACGGCCGCCGCGCGATCGACGCGGGCATCGTGGAACTCCTGCTGCGCTCGGTGGACTGCCTGCGTGGCATGTTCGCCCGCGCGCAGTCCGGCCAGCCGCTGGCCGACGCGGCGAGCGAGGCGCTGCGGCACGAACTGGCCGCCGCCGTCGGCCGCAGCCTGGCACCTGCCGCGGCACCGGCGCGCCGGGCCGACGACGCCTCGACCGGCTGGGCGATTTCTTTCCGTCCGCACAAGGGCATGCTCGCCGGCGGCAACGATCCGCTGCGCCTGCTGCGCGAACTGGCGGAGCTGGGCGAGCTGAAGGCCGAGGCCGAGCTGGACCGGCTGCCCGGCTTCGAGGCGCTGGATCCTTCCGAATGCCACCTGGGCTGGCGCCTGGAGCTGCGCGGCGACGTCGCCCGCGCGGCGGTGAAGGGCGTGTTCGACTGGGTGGAAGACGAATGCGACCTGTCGATCGAGCCGCTGCCCGGCGCCGAAGTACACAACGCGCACGTGCCTGTGGCGGCGGCCGAGCCGGTCGCCGCGCAGTCCTCCGCGCCGAAGGCGGTGCCGCGCGAGGCGGCCTCGGCCGAGTCCGGCTCCGTGCGCGTGGCGATCGACAAGATCGACAGCCTGATCGACCTGGTGGGCGAGCTGGTGATCACCCAGTCCATGCTCGACACCTTCCGCGAGGACTTCGACGCCTCGCGCCTGGAAATGCTGCAGCAGGGCCTGGCGCAACTGGCGCGCCACACCCGCTTGCTGCAAGAGAGCGTGATGGGCATCCGCATGCTGCCCATCGCCTCGGTGTTCAACCGCTTCCCGCGCATGGTCCGCGACCTGGGCCAGAAGCTGGGCAAGCAGGTGAAGCTGGAATTGGTTGGCGAACAGACCGAGCTGGACAAGACGGTGCTGGAGAAGATCGGCGACCCGCTGGTGCACCTGGTGCGCAACGCGATCGACCACGGCCTGGAAACTCCCGACCGCCGCCGCGCGGCCGGCAAGGGCGACGTCGGCACGCTGCGCCTGGAGGCTTCGCATCGCAACGGTTCCATCGTGGTGGAGATCAGCGACGACGGCGCGGGCTTGAACCGCGAGGCGATCGTCGCCAAGGCCTTGCAGCGCGGCCTCATCGCCAGCGGCGATGGCCTGACGGATGACGCGGTGGCGGACCTGATTTTCCAGCCCGGCTTCTCCACCGCCGCGGTGACTACCGACCTGTCCGGTCGCGGCGTGGGCATGGACGTGGTCCGCCGCAACGTGGTGGACCTGGGCGGCAGCATCGGCATCCGCAGCGTGGCGGGCAAGGGTTCGGTGTTCACCATCACCCTGCCGCTGACGCTGGCGATCATCGACGGCCTCACCGCCGTGGTGGGCGGCGAGCATTACATCGTGCCGCTGGCCTCCATCGTCGAGACGGTGCAGCTGCGCGACCAGCAGCTGCGCACGGTGACCGGCGGCGGCGAACTGTTCCACTTCCGCGACGCCTGGCTGCCGGTACTGCGGTTGCAGGACGCGTTCGGTTGCGGCGGCGGCAAGCGCGCGATCGAGCAGGGCCTGGTGATCGTGGTGGAAGGCGACGGTGGCCGCGTGGGTTTGTT
- a CDS encoding flagellar motor protein, whose amino-acid sequence MDLVSIIGTILAFVVVILGTILKGSSVEALWNPAAFVIVFCGTIAALLVQTQGKVLKHAIGMLPMIYKPPQHQPNDLISRVIGWSEISRRQGLLGLEPQIDSEQDPFVRKGLQLLVDGSEPEQIRGVLEVEQDTREHADLAGAKVFEQAGIYSPTMGIIGAVMGLMAVMQNLADPSKLGHGIAAAFVATIYGVALANLLMLPMSARLKGMIHKQGKMREIIIEGLVSIARGDNPRQIESRLQGYLG is encoded by the coding sequence ATGGACCTGGTTAGCATCATCGGAACGATCCTGGCCTTCGTGGTCGTGATCCTCGGCACCATCCTCAAAGGGTCGAGCGTCGAAGCGCTGTGGAACCCCGCCGCGTTCGTGATCGTGTTCTGCGGCACCATCGCCGCACTGCTGGTGCAGACCCAGGGCAAGGTGCTCAAGCATGCGATCGGCATGCTGCCGATGATCTACAAGCCGCCGCAGCACCAGCCCAACGACCTGATCAGCCGCGTCATCGGCTGGAGCGAGATCTCGCGCCGCCAGGGCCTGCTGGGCCTGGAGCCGCAGATCGATTCCGAGCAGGACCCGTTCGTGCGCAAGGGCCTGCAGCTGCTGGTGGACGGCAGCGAACCGGAGCAGATCCGCGGCGTGCTCGAGGTGGAGCAGGACACGCGCGAACACGCGGACCTGGCCGGCGCGAAAGTGTTCGAGCAGGCCGGCATCTACTCGCCGACCATGGGCATCATCGGCGCCGTGATGGGCCTGATGGCGGTGATGCAGAACCTCGCCGACCCCAGCAAGCTCGGCCACGGCATCGCCGCGGCTTTCGTGGCCACCATCTACGGCGTGGCGCTGGCCAACCTGCTGATGCTGCCGATGTCCGCGCGCCTGAAGGGCATGATCCACAAGCAGGGCAAGATGCGCGAAATCATCATCGAGGGGCTGGTTTCCATCGCGCGCGGCGACAACCCGCGCCAGATCGAGAGCCGCCTGCAGGGCTACCTCGGATGA
- a CDS encoding STAS domain-containing protein, whose product MGKAKTDKADGRVTLPADCRIADLPAVKDALRAALTAPAATLDGGAVERVDTAALQLLAVFRREAAARGVAVAWAGASAALHDGAARLGLVQTLELPAATPA is encoded by the coding sequence ATGGGCAAGGCGAAGACGGACAAGGCGGACGGTCGCGTGACGCTGCCGGCGGATTGCCGCATCGCGGATCTCCCGGCCGTGAAGGACGCGCTGCGCGCCGCGCTGACCGCGCCGGCCGCGACGCTCGACGGCGGCGCGGTGGAACGCGTCGACACCGCCGCGCTGCAACTGCTGGCGGTGTTCCGCCGCGAGGCGGCGGCGCGCGGCGTAGCGGTCGCCTGGGCCGGCGCGAGCGCGGCGCTGCACGACGGCGCGGCGCGCCTGGGACTGGTACAGACACTGGAACTGCCGGCAGCGACGCCGGCCTGA
- a CDS encoding flagellar hook-length control protein FliK → MIIQPTSLAALTWAGAASGASAESWRVGAVLAARTLGYNEQSKLVLQIGALTVEAEPPGTQLPSQFQVRVLSLGAEPKLEILGGAPLEQTVSRALRERLPQQNGYAPLLATLGALAQRPLLRQLPPNLRAALALLEHSIRTPVEISNGAGLKEAVKRSGLFLEAQLAQPQTDLGLLGEDDWKAALLRLAATLDRGGPPPPGSDVETAPPLAQRGLLAQPRVPMPESAQPGEVDSLLVRLHGDVHAALARLEVAQLEAQASGAWMIEIPLQGEGGQDILQLQMTPHEDDPEQPTAWVLGFALDLPRLGPVQGELQLRGLRLSVRLWAQHAETVDKLERGFTELSQQLTASGLLLDQLTCQSGLPQPPNLRSAVLLKATA, encoded by the coding sequence GTGATCATCCAGCCAACCAGTCTCGCCGCGCTGACCTGGGCCGGCGCCGCCTCCGGCGCCAGCGCGGAGAGCTGGCGCGTGGGCGCGGTCCTTGCCGCGCGCACGCTGGGCTACAACGAGCAGAGCAAGCTGGTGCTGCAGATCGGTGCGCTCACCGTCGAAGCCGAGCCACCGGGCACGCAGTTGCCTTCGCAGTTCCAGGTGCGCGTGCTCAGCCTGGGCGCCGAGCCGAAGCTGGAGATCCTCGGCGGCGCGCCGCTCGAACAGACGGTCAGCCGCGCGCTGCGCGAGCGCCTGCCCCAGCAGAACGGCTACGCGCCATTGCTGGCCACGCTGGGCGCGCTGGCCCAGCGTCCGCTGCTGCGCCAGCTGCCGCCGAACCTGCGCGCGGCCCTGGCACTGCTGGAACACAGCATCCGCACGCCGGTGGAGATCTCCAACGGCGCCGGCCTGAAAGAAGCGGTGAAGCGCAGCGGCCTGTTCCTCGAGGCTCAGCTGGCGCAGCCGCAGACCGACCTGGGCCTGCTCGGCGAGGACGACTGGAAAGCCGCCCTGCTGCGCCTGGCCGCCACGCTCGACCGCGGCGGCCCGCCGCCGCCCGGCAGCGACGTGGAAACCGCGCCGCCGCTGGCCCAGCGCGGCCTGCTCGCGCAGCCGCGCGTGCCGATGCCCGAATCGGCGCAGCCCGGCGAAGTGGACAGCCTGCTGGTACGCCTGCACGGCGACGTGCACGCGGCGCTGGCGCGCCTGGAAGTGGCCCAGCTCGAAGCGCAGGCCAGCGGCGCATGGATGATCGAGATCCCGCTCCAGGGCGAAGGCGGCCAGGACATCCTGCAACTGCAGATGACGCCGCACGAGGACGATCCCGAACAACCCACCGCATGGGTGCTGGGCTTCGCCCTCGACCTGCCGCGGCTCGGCCCCGTGCAGGGCGAGCTGCAGCTGCGCGGGTTGCGCCTGTCGGTGCGGCTGTGGGCGCAGCACGCCGAGACCGTCGACAAACTCGAACGCGGCTTCACCGAACTCAGCCAGCAGCTCACCGCCAGCGGTCTGCTGCTGGACCAGCTCACCTGCCAGAGCGGCTTGCCGCAGCCGCCGAACCTGCGCAGCGCCGTGCTGCTGAAGGCCACCGCATGA
- a CDS encoding protein phosphatase CheZ — protein sequence MSAVMVTPMSAALPQEVQELLNSPDGAAFELALDTMVRQREQHLFRALGLLARDLHEAVRRLGGELAQEGVPDSVADARQNLHDVLEMSAKAAHRSIDFAERMRPQATALESRAGDVLGSGAEEPVAELAMQARDFAAQCREGLSDMVMAQSWQDLSGQRIKKVATFIGSVESSLLELVRLTGALAGGEAPVAAAKVSSQDEADRLLSEFGF from the coding sequence ATGAGCGCAGTGATGGTCACCCCCATGAGCGCGGCGCTGCCGCAGGAAGTTCAGGAGCTGCTCAACAGTCCTGACGGCGCAGCGTTCGAGCTGGCGCTGGACACCATGGTCCGCCAGCGCGAGCAGCATCTGTTCCGCGCGCTGGGCCTGCTGGCCCGCGACCTGCACGAGGCGGTGCGCCGCCTCGGCGGCGAGCTGGCGCAGGAAGGCGTGCCGGACAGCGTCGCCGACGCGCGCCAGAACCTGCACGACGTGCTGGAGATGAGCGCCAAGGCGGCCCACCGCAGCATCGACTTCGCCGAACGCATGCGGCCGCAGGCCACCGCGCTGGAAAGCCGTGCCGGCGACGTGCTGGGCAGCGGCGCGGAAGAGCCCGTGGCCGAACTGGCCATGCAGGCGCGCGACTTCGCCGCGCAGTGCCGCGAGGGCCTTTCGGACATGGTGATGGCGCAGTCCTGGCAGGACCTGTCGGGCCAGCGCATCAAGAAGGTCGCCACCTTCATCGGCAGCGTGGAATCTTCGCTGCTGGAACTGGTGCGCCTGACCGGCGCGCTGGCCGGCGGCGAAGCGCCGGTGGCCGCCGCCAAGGTGTCGAGCCAGGACGAGGCGGACCGCCTGCTCAGCGAATTCGGTTTCTGA
- a CDS encoding flagellar biosynthesis protein — translation MTQALPPPHRKVSLRLAPGGGASPPSMPPEALDQLLARARALGIPLHHDAQVAALLAALRMRPDVPGELYAAAAAVLNSIYRAAE, via the coding sequence ATGACCCAGGCCCTGCCCCCGCCCCATCGCAAGGTCAGCCTGCGCCTGGCGCCGGGCGGCGGCGCGTCGCCGCCCTCGATGCCGCCCGAAGCGCTCGACCAGCTGCTGGCCCGCGCACGCGCGCTCGGCATCCCGCTGCATCACGACGCACAGGTCGCCGCCCTGCTGGCGGCGCTGCGCATGCGTCCGGACGTTCCCGGCGAGTTGTACGCGGCAGCGGCCGCCGTGCTCAACAGCATCTATCGCGCGGCCGAATAA
- a CDS encoding response regulator, protein MAKILAVDDSASMRGMVAFTLRGAGHDVSEAENGQLAVDAAKGSRFDLVLADVNMPVMDGISMVKELRALPEYKGVPILMLTTESHTDRKMEGKAAGATGWLVKPFDPEQLLATVKRVLG, encoded by the coding sequence ATGGCAAAGATCCTGGCGGTAGACGATTCGGCTTCGATGCGCGGCATGGTGGCTTTCACGCTGCGCGGCGCGGGCCACGATGTGAGCGAGGCGGAGAACGGCCAGCTGGCGGTGGACGCGGCCAAGGGGTCGCGTTTCGACCTGGTGCTCGCGGACGTGAACATGCCGGTGATGGACGGCATCAGCATGGTCAAGGAGCTGCGCGCGCTGCCGGAATACAAGGGCGTGCCGATCCTGATGCTGACCACCGAATCGCACACGGACCGCAAGATGGAAGGCAAGGCGGCCGGCGCCACCGGCTGGCTGGTGAAGCCGTTCGATCCGGAGCAGCTGCTGGCCACGGTCAAGCGCGTGCTCGGCTGA
- a CDS encoding chemotaxis protein CheW: MNQDHAAAPPVERGWLIFHLAGQSYAAPLTQVSEVIRDGDVTPVPGAAEDLLGVRQLRGRIVPVMDGCRRLGVAAASGSGEQRRIVVLSHQGHLVGLRVDAVSELLDVTAEPLPPPPGRTVRENDPVDGVVPWKGGFVALLDVRRMCRLPEELGHAA, encoded by the coding sequence ATGAACCAGGACCACGCCGCCGCGCCGCCCGTCGAACGGGGCTGGCTGATCTTCCATCTGGCGGGCCAGTCCTACGCGGCGCCGCTCACCCAGGTGAGCGAAGTGATCCGCGACGGCGACGTCACGCCTGTCCCCGGCGCAGCCGAGGACCTGCTCGGCGTGCGCCAGCTGCGCGGCCGCATCGTGCCGGTGATGGACGGCTGCCGGCGCCTCGGCGTGGCGGCGGCATCGGGCAGCGGCGAACAGCGGCGCATCGTGGTGCTGTCGCACCAGGGCCACCTGGTCGGCCTGCGCGTCGATGCGGTCAGCGAACTGCTCGACGTCACCGCCGAACCGCTGCCGCCTCCGCCGGGGCGCACCGTCCGCGAGAACGATCCCGTCGACGGCGTGGTGCCGTGGAAAGGCGGCTTCGTCGCGCTGCTCGATGTGCGGCGGATGTGCCGTCTGCCGGAAGAACTGGGGCACGCGGCCTGA